ATGTTGTCGTGGTGTGCGCACTGACCCTGGGTGAAGTTGCGGGTCGGGAGGCCGCCTGCCTCGTGCAGGATGTTCACGAGGACGTTCGTGCCGTAGGTCGGCAGACCCTGGCCGGAGACCGGGTGGTCGAGCATCGCTTTGGCAAAGGTGCGGGCAGCGGTCTTGAACTTCTCCGGGTCAGCGACCGGTACCGGTGCGGAGCCGGTCTCGTCGATGGTGATGTACTTGATCTTCTTGGAGCCCATGACTGCGCCGAGGCCGCCGCGGCCGTGGCTGCGGATCTTGGAGTCGGGGTCCTTGACGGAGATGTTGGCGGAGGTCATGAGGTACTCGCCGGCCGGGCCGATGGTGATGACGCCGGCTTTCTTGCCGAGTTTCGCCTCAACCGCGTCGATGACCGCGAAGTTGCCTTTGCCGACGAGCTCCTTCTCTTCCTGGATCGTCACGCCGTTCATGGTGACCTGGAGGCTGTACCACTTGTCCTCTTTCGGCTGACCTTCGATGATGATCGCCTTCACACCCATGCGGGCAAGCTGCTGCGCCGCGGTGCCGCCGGCGTTACTTTCCTTGATGGTCCCGGTCAGCGGGCTCTTCGCGCCGGCCGAGAGGCGGCCGCTCTGTGCTGCTGCGGTACCGGTGAGGAGTCCCGGAGCAAAAACGAGCTTGTTGCTGGGGCCAAGGGGGTTGCAGGTGGGGGGTACTTCAGCTGCGACGATGGTGGAGGTGAGGCTGCGCCCGCCATAGGGTGCCCATGCTGCGGGGACTGCTTCGATCTTGCTCGTCTTGTCCGTCATGTTCACGCGAATGATTTTTTCCATGTTTCTCCATCTCCCTATCATTTTGGGGTTACCGTAAATGACTCCTTTCCGGGAGGGAGGCTCCGCCGTTTCCCGCGAAACCCGTTGGCCGGACCCCGTGAGGGCTTCCCCTTTTAGGCTGTACGGCTCGGAGGTGCTGCGTTGAAGAACAGAAAAAGCGTGCTGCGGCGCCTGCTGCGCCACCTCGTCGGAGCGCGGCATAAGAGGGCACCTAAAAAGAATGGGCAGGGCTCATCACCACTGCCCATCCTTTTGTTGTCTTACAGAACTCTTCCCGTTGCCGGGAAAAGGGTCTTACATGGCGTCTTTGAAGATGCCGATAACCTGCTCAAGGGTAGCCTTGCGCGGGTTGGTGAACTGGCAGGCGTCTTTCTTCGCGTTTTCTGCCATGATCTTGAGGTCCTGCTCTTTAACGCCGAGCTGGGTGAGGTCAGCCGGGATCCCGATGGAAGCGGAGAGGCTGCGGATGCGGTCGATAGCTTTCTGGCCAGCTTCGGTCACGGAGAGGCCTTCGACGTTCTCGCCGAGGGCAACTGCGATGTCAGCAAAACGCTGCGGGCAGGCGATCAGGTTGTACTGGGAAACTGCCGGGAGCAGGATCGCGTTGCAGACGCCGTGCGGGAGGTTGTAGAAGCCGCCCAGCTGGTGAGCCATGGAGTGAACGTAGCCGAGGGAGGCGTTGTTGAATGCCATACCTGCGAGGTACTCGGCGTATGCCATCTTGTCACGAGCTTCGAGGTCCTCACCGTTGGCAACAGCCTTGGAGAGGTAAGCTGCGATGAGCTCGATAGCTTTGATTGCGCATGCGTCGGTGATCGGGGTAGCGATCGTGGAAACGTATGCCTCGACAGCGTGGGTAAGGGCGTCCATACCGGTTGCTGCGGTCAGTGCGGGCGGCTTGCCGACCATGAGGACCGGATCGTTGATAGCGACGTTCGGGGTTACCCTCCAGTCAACGATTGCCATCTTGACATGGGTGTCGGTGTTGGTGATGATGCAGAAACGGGTCATTTCAGACGCGGTACCTGCGGTGGTGTTGATGGCGACGAACGGGGGGAAGCTCTTAGCGGACTTGTTCACGCCTTCGAAGTCGCGGATGTTGCCGCCGTTGGCGATAACAAGGCCAACGCCTTTGCAGCAGTCGTGGGAGGAGCCGCCGCCCAGGGAGATGAGGGCGTCGCACTTGTTGTCCTGGTACACTTTCACGCCGTCGTGTACGTTCTTGTCAGTCGGGTTCGGCTCAGCGCCGTCGAAGATTACGCACTCAACGCCAGCTGCCTTCACGATGTCAGCAATCTTGGCGGCAACGCCCATGGAGGAGAGGCCTTTGTCGGTCACGAGCAGGGCCTTCTTTGCGCCGAGCTGCTTGATCTGCTCACCGGCTTCCTTAGAAGCGCCGACGCCAAGGAGAGTTACCGTAGGAATGTAGAACCCGAATGTCTGATCTGCTAATGCCATGTTTACTTCCTCCTGTTGGTTTTTTTGAGGTGCTGCCACCTCTTGGTTAGCCGTACGCAATTGGCCGATTATTGCATACGGTTTTGTAAAACGGTTTTCTAGCTTACGCAATCGCCGTACCAAAAATGTTGTATACTTAGTTTTTTGTCATCTCTTTCCGTTTGTGCTCGGAAAAACAGGGGTTTCACCTCTGCGCCCTTTTTCCGCCTGATTTTCACTTTTGCGCTCCGTTCTGAAAGGGAACGGTCAGTATGTTCCAATGTGGAACAGTTGTTTTGTTTTGGAACGGTCCGTTTTCCTTTCGGGCAACCGTTTTGTTTCCTTGTATACGATTACATGGGGGACGCATAATAATAAGTCGTTTCCCTGTAATCAAGGGTATTATGAAGTGGGTTGCGGTATACGCCGGAGAAATTCGCTGCCGGCTGCGGCGCGTTGGTACCGTTATTGCCTAGCAACCCTGAGAT
The DNA window shown above is from Geomonas sp. RF6 and carries:
- a CDS encoding iron-containing alcohol dehydrogenase gives rise to the protein MALADQTFGFYIPTVTLLGVGASKEAGEQIKQLGAKKALLVTDKGLSSMGVAAKIADIVKAAGVECVIFDGAEPNPTDKNVHDGVKVYQDNKCDALISLGGGSSHDCCKGVGLVIANGGNIRDFEGVNKSAKSFPPFVAINTTAGTASEMTRFCIITNTDTHVKMAIVDWRVTPNVAINDPVLMVGKPPALTAATGMDALTHAVEAYVSTIATPITDACAIKAIELIAAYLSKAVANGEDLEARDKMAYAEYLAGMAFNNASLGYVHSMAHQLGGFYNLPHGVCNAILLPAVSQYNLIACPQRFADIAVALGENVEGLSVTEAGQKAIDRIRSLSASIGIPADLTQLGVKEQDLKIMAENAKKDACQFTNPRKATLEQVIGIFKDAM